From Phragmites australis chromosome 5, lpPhrAust1.1, whole genome shotgun sequence, a single genomic window includes:
- the LOC133919046 gene encoding NDR1/HIN1-like protein 1 produces the protein MSKEKHHRHEHHLRRCCGCLASCLLALVLIVASIALIVYLALRPSKPAFYLQDLQLRRPISLGDPSLTAAAQVTLASRNPNDRVGIFYKRLDVFVTYRDEPITVPISLPPLYQGHRDVSVWSPVLSAESVPVAGYVADAMREDVAAGYVALEVKVDGRVKWKVGSWVSGSYHLFVSCPAMLSAGYPGGGAVDAGFNGTVTSLKFAQPTGCSVEV, from the coding sequence ATGAGCAAGGAGAAGCACCACCGCCACGAGCACCACCTCCGCCGCTGCTGCGGCTGCCTGGCCTCCTGCCTCCTCGCGCTGGTCCTCATCGTTGCCTCCATCGCCCTCATCGTCTACCTCGCGCTCCGACCCTCCAAGCCGGCCTTCTACCTGCAGGACCTGCAGCTCCGCCGCCCCATCTCCCTGGGCGACCCGTCCCTCACCGCCGCGGCGCAGGTCACGCTGGCCTCCCGCAACCCCAACGACCGCGTGGGTATCTTCTACAAGCGGCTCGACGTCTTCGTCACCTACCGCGACGAGCCCATCACGGTTCCAATCTCGCTGCCGCCGCTGTACCAGGGCCACCGCGACGTCTCCGTCTGGTCCCCCGTGCTGTCGGCGGAGTCCGTGCCCGTGGCCGGGTACGTCGCCGACGCCATGAGGGAGGACGTCGCGGCGGGTTATGTCGCGCTGGAGGTCAAGGTCGACGGCCGCGTCAAGTGGAAGGTCGGCAGCTGGGTCTCCGGGAGCTACCACCTCTTCGTCAGCTGCCCCGCCATGCTTTCCGCCGGCTACCCCGGAGGTGGTGCGGTCGACGCCGGGTTCAATGGCACCGTGACGTCGCTCAAGTTCGCGCAGCCGACAGGATGCAGCGTCGAGGTGTGA
- the LOC133919047 gene encoding basic leucine zipper 19: MSRSPHLPPRCPSLGPQLTRRDDSLFTQSCRFPSGDPFFGEPPCWLDDLLADSGKIPNLPPLRRACSDSDAILDALSTFQSPIHPIKEGDLHPGDEDEDLSDVVKGVESDSVIEDSCVYGPNSPRQKSSLTTSESSMVNAVLENVPSNPLQYLAIDASSGVNGNVACGTADASDAFSHPDQEKSFKRRSGQRSRVRKLQYIAELERTVDSLQNMGADLAVRVASLFQLRNALSMENKQLRIQISSLQHAKLIKDGQTQALKNEAERMKQMSARHRRSRSVTSCYDPSPFGADTSPVNWQMLDMAKLSLNGSPAPPRGGYVFDSSRP; this comes from the exons ATGTCCCGATCACCCCACCTTCCACCCCGCTGCCCTTCGCTGGGTCCTCAACTCACTCGAAGAGATGACAGCTTGTTCACGCAGAGCTGCAGGTTTCCATCTGGGGATCCGTTCTTTGGCGAGCCACCATGTTGGCTAGACGATCTCCTTGCAGATTCTGGGAAAATCCCCAACCTGCCTCCTCTCCGAAGGGCTTGTAGTGATTCCGATGCTATCTTGGATGCTCTGTCAACATTCCAGAGCCCAATTCATCCAATCAAGGAAGGTGATCTACACCcaggtgatgaagatgaggacttGTCTGATGTTGTCAAAGGtgttgaaagtgattctgtgattGAGGACAGTTGTGTTTATGGGCCAAATTCGCCGAGACAGAAGAGTAGTCTGACTACTTCAGAGAGTTCCATGGTAAATGCTgtccttgagaatgtccctagCAACCCCTTGCAGTACCTGGCCATTGACGCCTCAAGTGGTGTGAATGGTAACGTTGCCTGTGGAACTGCAGATGCAAGTGATGCTTTCAGCCATCCTGATCAAGAGAAGTCATTTAAAAG GCGTTCAGGGCAGAGATCTAGGGTCCGCAAACTTCAATACATTGCTGAACTTGAAAGAACTGTGGACTCACTTCAG AACATGGGAGCTGATTTGGCTGTACGAGTAGCATCTCTTTTCCAGCTTCGCAATGCTCTATCAATGGAAAACAAGCAGCTGAGGATACAGATTTCCAGTCTTCAGCATGCAAAACTAATTAAGGATG GTCAGACGCAGGCCCTAAAGAATGAAGCCGAGAGGATGAAGCAGATGTCTGCTCGTCACCGCAGGAGCAGGAGTGTCACTTCTTGTTATGACCCAAGCCCTTTTGGAGCAGACACGTCGCCAGTCAATTGGCAGATGCTTGACATGGCAAAGCTCAGCTTGAACGGCAGTCCAGCCCCCCCTAGAGGTGGCTATGTCTTTGACAGTAGCCGGCCCTAA